A window of the Amblyraja radiata isolate CabotCenter1 chromosome 5, sAmbRad1.1.pri, whole genome shotgun sequence genome harbors these coding sequences:
- the LOC116973633 gene encoding protein eyes shut homolog, which produces MRGDDCKADSCRALSLCETGLNLFACYCAPGFVGNNCEIEVDECLSDPCQNNGTCTDLLNSFSCVCLGGIEGKDQEMRRENCSCISNISNLIMPVN; this is translated from the exons ATGAGGGGTGATGATTGCAAGGCAGATTCTTGCCGTGCCCTCAGCCTCTGTGAGACTGGCTTGAATTTGTTTGCCTGTTACTGTGCGCCAGGCTTTGTCG GCAATAACTGTGAGATTGAGGTGGATGAATGTTTAAGTGACCCCTGTCAGAACAATGGCACTTGCACTGATCTTCTCAACTCTTTCAGCTGTGTGTGCCttggtggaattgaaggtaaagaccaggagatgaggagagaaaaTTGCAGCTGCATTTCCAATATCAGCAATCTTATCATGCCAGTAAACTAG